One segment of Pseudomonadota bacterium DNA contains the following:
- a CDS encoding DUF354 domain-containing protein yields the protein MKTALKKKIWIDLDNTPHVPFFKPIIEELEKKNYDFTMTARKCFQVCGLADLVGMKYTPIGRHYGKHKIMKIVGTLIRVVQMIPTILREKPDIAVSHGSRTQQIVANFLRIPNIVIFDYEHTTGLMFFHPTCVVVPEIIVNGVRERSKSQVHSYPGIKEDVYVPGFKPDSSILETLGLNQNDIVAVIRPPASEAHYRSPESEKLFAATVESLAAMAEVKMVMLPRNERQEEQIRADWPGLFSNKKIIIPKEVVDGLNLIWHADFVISGGGTMNREAAALGVPVFSIFRGKTGAVDQYLQDQGRLTLLESVEDVLAKIKPIRRNKENDGGFGARPALQKIVSVIEKLAQES from the coding sequence AAATTATGACTTCACCATGACTGCGAGAAAATGTTTTCAGGTATGCGGACTTGCCGACCTCGTGGGAATGAAATACACCCCGATCGGCAGACATTACGGTAAACACAAGATCATGAAGATTGTCGGAACACTGATCAGGGTTGTTCAGATGATACCGACAATATTGCGGGAGAAGCCGGATATTGCGGTTTCCCACGGGTCCAGAACGCAGCAGATTGTCGCCAACTTCCTGCGAATTCCAAATATCGTCATATTTGACTACGAACATACAACCGGCCTGATGTTTTTTCATCCGACCTGTGTGGTTGTCCCGGAAATCATCGTAAATGGAGTTCGGGAACGATCGAAAAGCCAGGTGCATTCCTATCCGGGTATCAAGGAAGACGTCTATGTCCCGGGCTTCAAACCGGATTCGAGTATACTGGAAACCCTGGGGTTGAACCAGAATGATATTGTTGCGGTAATCCGCCCCCCGGCATCAGAGGCCCATTACCGCAGTCCGGAAAGCGAGAAACTCTTTGCAGCCACGGTTGAATCTCTTGCGGCAATGGCCGAGGTGAAGATGGTTATGCTGCCCAGAAACGAGAGGCAGGAGGAGCAGATCAGGGCGGATTGGCCAGGTCTTTTCTCGAATAAGAAAATCATCATCCCCAAAGAGGTGGTTGACGGCTTAAACCTCATCTGGCATGCGGATTTTGTTATCAGCGGCGGTGGAACCATGAACAGAGAGGCAGCAGCCCTGGGAGTTCCGGTTTTCAGTATTTTTCGGGGAAAAACCGGGGCAGTGGACCAATATTTACAAGACCAGGGGCGGCTCACTCTCCTTGAGAGCGTTGAGGATGTGCTGGCGAAAATCAAACCAATTCGTCGGAATAAAGAGAATGATGGCGGGTTCGGAGCCCGCCCGGCGTTGCAGAAAATTGTCTCGGTCATCGAAAAGCTTGCCCAGGAAAGCTGA